From Palaemon carinicauda isolate YSFRI2023 chromosome 29, ASM3689809v2, whole genome shotgun sequence, one genomic window encodes:
- the LOC137622173 gene encoding uncharacterized protein — MQSKNFVFADKLLSASSQGIDDIQLLLGVDFSHCLLGRDEVIGSPNSSIYIETTLGIMLMGNVDRFLINLTSLNGKDSLASKPLGGENSNAEKGTYYNIPCHSYFLATTVSINDEFNELNDMTTNCSFTVLSDKGNIIDRKLQEATDQILNMESQFYLNYDQKIYSDESNQLNNSLVDYTLRNLHTRSDGRIVVPLLWNGKVSHLLKRNESLSKAILQSNLKKLLRKKGSLQLVDNCIKEQLNMGIIEPIFDLEVFKAEYPNYSFLPHMPVFKPERETTKCRIVFLSNLQESSKKLSLSHNQCMYAGPNLNQKLSSAFLNNRFDEKILIFDLKKAFNMLALSEIDQSRLLFFWFRNVSAGDYTPVAYKNVRLSFGLRCSPFILMTSLYFMLILTSSNDSRIDELKKLIYALIYMDNSAITMNSSDDLRWAYKQLDDIFRPFKFETQQLITNDIDLQSDIDQSVLTPEVNKLFGLEWNRLSDDIFTRPINLDPGANTKRLILRSIASQFDIFGFNLPLFNRCRLFMHNLQCQKGLNWDQTLNSQQLKDWRNICRQCNSSPPLKLTRFVGRRDGEYNIIVFTDASCDIYGCVIYLMNVESGKLTFVNAKNRLVNTQLKGKSIPSLEIHAINLGVEQSIDLYLDLAGPSCIKPIKVTRICLFSDSSCALQWLISSSLQLKKMNQCSTFVMNRIYSIQKLCETYPVQFGFINGKENPADMVTRCTSYKLLMKSCFLSGPDLTNIRAPDMQFTIPKEGYLSGNYLNISNVPVVKRECLVNISDFSDFRRLVLLYRRCIICIYKWKAKVRREVKV, encoded by the coding sequence atgcagagtaaaaattttgtatttgctgacaagcttttatcagccagttctcagggcattgatgacattcagcttttgttaggagtagatttttcacattgtcttttgggaaGAGATGAAGTGATAGGAAGTCCTAATTCGTCTATTTATATTGAGACTACTTTAGGAATAATGCTTatggggaatgttgataggttcctaattaatcttacttcacttaatggtaaagacagtttagcctcgaaaccactggggggcgaaaattctaatgctgaaaaaggtacatattataatatcccttgccattcttattttctagctactactgtatctattaatgatgaatttaacgagctcaatgacatgacgacaaattgttcATTCACTGTCCTTTCAGATAAAGGAAATATTATTGATAGAAAACTGCAAGAAGCCACTGATCAAATCCTAaatatggagagccaattttatttgaactatgatcagaaaatttacagtgatgaatctaatcagctcaataattctctcgtggattacactttgagaaatttgcacacgagaagtgatggacgtatagttgttcccttgttatggaatgggaaggtatcacaccttcttaagagaaatgagtctctttccaaggctattcttcaatctaatttgaaaaagttacttcgtaagaaaggttccttacagttggtggataactgcataaaggaacaattaaatatgggaattattgaaccaatttttgacttggaagtatttaaggctgaataccctaactattcattcttacctcatatgccagtttttaagccagaaagggaaactacgaaatgtcgcatagtgtttctttctaatttgcaggaatcctctaagaaactgtcattgtcacataatcaatgtatgtatgctgggcctaacctaaatcaaaagctttcatctgcatttcttaataataggtttgatgaaaaaattttaatttttgatttgaaaaaagctttcaatatgttggctttaagtgaaattgatcagtctagactattgttcttttggtttcggaatgttagcgcaggtgattacacccccgttgcttataaaaatgtcaggctttcctttggacttcggtgtagcccatttATTTTGATGACTTCAttgtattttatgttaattttaacttccagtaatgattcaaggattgatgaactgaagaaacttatttatgccttaatatatatggataatagtGCTATTACCATGAACAGCTCTGATGACCTAAGGTGGGCCTATAAGCAGTTGGATgacatattcagaccctttaaatttgaaactcagcagctgataaccaatgatattgatctgcagtctgacatagatcagtcagttcttactcctgaagtcaataaattgtttgggcttgaatggaacagactttcggatgatattttcactaggccaattaaccttgacccaggagctaacactaaaagattaattcttaggtccattgcctcccagtttgacatttttggtttcaacttgcctttatttaaccgatgtaggcttttcatgcataatttgcagtgtcaaaagggtttgaattgggaccagactcttaacagtcaacagctcaaagactggaggaatatctgtaggcaatgtaattcatcgccccctctcaaactaactcggtttgtgggtcgaagggatggtgagtataatataattgtttttaccgatgccagttgtgacatatatgggtgtgtcatttatctaatgaatgttgagtctggcaaacttacctttgttaatgctaaaaatcggttggttaatacccaattgaaaggtaaatccataccatctttagagatccacgccattaatttaggagttgagcaatctattgatctttatttggatcttgctggtcccagttgcataaaacctataaaggtgacaaGGATTTGTCttttttcagattcttcttgtgccctgcaatggttaataagttcttctcttcaacttaagaaaatgaaccaatgttctacttttgtaatgaacagaatctatagcatacaaaaactttgtgagacatatcctgttcaatttgggtttattaatggcaaggaaaatcctgcagatatggtaaccaggtgTACGTCATATaagttgttgatgaaatcttgttttctttcaggcccggacctgactaatattcgggcacctgacatgcagttcactattcctaaagagggttatctttcaggaaattacttgaatatttctaatgttcctgtagttaagagagaatgcttggttaatatttcagatttttcagatttcagaagactggttttgctgtaccgtcggtgtataatatgcatatacaaatggaaagctaaagtgagaagggaagttaaggtataa